In Gadus macrocephalus chromosome 11, ASM3116895v1, a single genomic region encodes these proteins:
- the dctn3 gene encoding dynactin subunit 3, with protein MENKVEMDSLEMRIQELESSIYGERRNKGGKVVKCTESLSRIQAALANTANKRERVKILHKKIEDLLKYLDPQFTDHITVPDAMKLEFILAEEDFLLSQAALLEQVSSLQPLLDSNYIRDVPEHATKLQRLSQLHIKQQDQTDAQSLEVKRLFEEYNKMMFLLSKQFTQWDETLRQLEESKGIRPVE; from the exons ATGGAGAACAAGGTTGAAATGGATAGTCTGGAAATGCGGATTCAGGAGTTGGAGAGTTCTATTTACGGTGAACGGCGGAATAAAGGTGGAAAAGTCGTAAAG TGCACGGAGTCTCTGTCGAGGATCCAAGCAGCTCTGGCAAACACTGCCAACAAGAGAGAGCGCGTGAAGATCTTGCACAAGAAGA TTGAGGACCTGTTGAAATACCTGGACCCTCAGTTCACGGACCACATCACGGTGCCAGATGCCATGAAGCTGGAGTTCATCCTAGCAG AGGAGGACTTCCTGCTCTCACAGGCTGCTCTACTAGAGCAGGTCAGCAGCCTACAGCCCCTGCTGGACAGCAACTACATCCGGG ATGTACCAGAGCATGCCACCAAACTACAGCGGCTGTCACAGCTTCATATCAAACAACAG GACCAGACTGATGCTCAATCCCTTGAGGTAAAGAGGCTCTTTGAGGAGTACAACAAAATG ATGTTCCTGTTGTCCAAGCAGTTCACCCAATGGGATGAGACCCTGAGGCAGCTTGAAGAATCCAAGGGGATCCGGCCTGTGGAGTAG